In Salarias fasciatus chromosome 4, fSalaFa1.1, whole genome shotgun sequence, the DNA window AATGCAGTGTGCAATTTAATGTGTTACAGGCTGCGGTTATTGTCAATTATTAAACAATATTGGATCATGAAAATCAAAGCTCTCTATGCTCAGGAGAAAATGCAGataaatgatgaatgaaacGTTGGTTTTTCACGCTGTGATGAGATGAAGAGTGGCGTTTACCTGTGTCCGTCCTCTCTGCAGCGTCCTGGCCAGCTTCATCGTGGGACTCTTCAACCTGTACGAAGACCTCTTCTTCACGTACCTGGAGATCAACCCTCtgggtgggtggagctgctcctcctcctcctcctcctcctcctcctcctgggttCAGCAGGGCTTCGTCCCTCAATGCTGATCCAGATTCTGAATATGTGATGAACTTATGAAACTGGcatcaaaaggaaaacatcgGTGCATAATGAAACACTGGCGAAGCCACGTTTTTCACTCTGATGGAAGAAAGCATTCAATAATTAATCGGCCGGCTGTTTGATGATGTGTGTAATGAAATAATTGGGCAGCAGCACATGGCCTCTGGCAGCCGGCTTTGATTTCACAGccgccgctcctcttcctcttcctccccctgggacggcggcggcggcggccgtgttTCAGGTGGTGTAAGATCCACGTGTTTCTCCCGTCTCCGCAGTGGTCACGAAGGATGGCGTCTACGTCCTGGACATGGCGGCCAAGATCGACGCCACGGCCGACTACATCTGCAAGGCCAAGTGGGGCGACGTGGAGTTCCCGCCGCCGTTCGGCAGGGAGGCGTATCCCGAGGTGAGCGCCAGATAAAGCTCACCTGAGCAGAATGCatttctgcctctgtgtttAATTTTAGAAATTTAGATGAGTGGATGAGTGAACTGGTTCGTATTGGATTCCTCTCTGCTGTTAGATAAAGACCCGGCTCTGTAAATACTGAGCGCTCGGTGTGTTCGGCAGGCTGGAGGCAGACGGCCGCTCTAATTGGAGCGCAGTGAGCGGCGAGCAGACCGGGGGACGGCGGATCCGGCTGAtttgaagcttcttttttttctgactcagCCACCAGCTGTGTCCCAGACTGTCACAAACAACGTCTCCTCCAATTAATGAGCCTCTCCAATCActcagagccgccgccgccgccgaggctcCTGCTCTGATTTGAGGCAGTAATCAGgactccctctccccctctcccctcgcTGACCTTCTGTCGCCCTCCTGCAGGAGGCCTACATCGCCGACCTGGACGCCAAGAGCGGCGCCAGCCTCAAGCTGACCCTGCTGAACCCCCGCGGCCGGATCTGGACCATGGTGGCGGGAGGCGGCGCCTCGGTGGTGTACAGGTACCAGAACCACGCCGGACCCCATCTGGAGCATCCGGAGAGCTCGGCCCCGCCCACTCGGCTGTCTGCAGAGTCGCATTCCTTCAGCCGTGACTAATTATCCTCACCGAGCGCCGTCTGAGAACCCGTCATTAAAAACAGAAGTGTTTTCCCTGGtctttcctctgcctccactTCCTTGTTGTTCTCCCTCAGTGACACCATCTGTGACCTGGGCGGCGTCGAGGAGCTGGCCAATTACGGCGAGTATTCAGGAGCGCCGAGCGAGCAGCAGACGTACGACTACGCCAAGACCATCCTGTCTCTGATGACCAGGGAGAAGCACCCAGACGGTACCGACACACTCAAACACTtcgcactttttcttttttttaatctttcttgATTTTAAGCGGCGGTGTGGGTTTTGTGTTTCAGGAAAAGTCTTGATCATCGGCGGCAGCATCGCAAACTTCACCAACGTCGCAGCGACGTTTAAGGTAGAGCTCCGTCCTCGCCGGAGCTCCGTCCTCCATCGCGTCTCCTCACGTGGCTCCCGTCTGTTTCAGGGAATCGTTCGAGCCATCAAAGACTACCAGACGCCTCTGAAGGAACACGAAGTCTCCATTTTCGTGCGTCGTGGAGGACCCAACTACCAGGAGGGCCTGCGGGTGATGGGGGAAGTCGGTACGTCCTCCGATCGGACATCGTGTTTTCACCTCGGTGCCTCCAGAGTCTGATTTTTGACCCGTCGACGCAGGGAAGACCACCGGCATCCCCATCCACGTGTTCGGCACCGAGACTCACATGACGGCCATCGTGGGCATGGCGCTGGGCCACCGGCCCATCCCCAGcgagccgccggccgccgcgcACACCGCCAACTTCCTGCTCAACACCAGCGGCAACACCTCGGTACGACGCCGGCGTTCACTGCTCGGCTCCGCCGAGGCCGAGGACTGTCCTCTTTGAGCCAACGCTGTCGTGAGAGCGTTACAgggctgtgcgtgtgtgtgtgcgcgtgtgtgtgtggtgactcCAGCTGCCCTCCCTCAGGCGTCCATTAAGGTTACACAATGTGAAGGATTTCAGTGTTCGCTGGGCATGAAGGCTTTTATTTAGTCCGATTCAAACATAAAAGCAGatcagttctttcttttttcttaaaggaACCTTCATTGAATCAGAGCAAATCCATTGgttcattattttcttttttaagtcgTAGTTAATCCATCATTGACAATAAAAAACTgaatcatttcttttgtttgctgTTGAATCTCAGACCCCAGTTTCCAGCAGAACAGCCTCTTTCTCTGAAAGCAAAGCCAGCGTCGGGGCCTCGCCGGCCAAGAAGGTGAAAAGTGGAGCGTCCAGgggtgagcgcacacacacacacacacacacacacacgcacgcgcgcttCACTGTGCAGTAGTAGGTGTTTTCTCTACACCTTCTGTGACTTGAATCTCTGTTTGGCTCCTGCAGTCCAGAGTTCAGAGGAACGGCTCCCCCTTCAGGccgcaggaggaagatgagacATTAGATTGCATGcctctgaaaatgtgtgttccTCACTTCCTTTGCAGAAAAGGCCGCCACGCTGTTCAGCAGGCACACCAAGGCCCTGGTGTGGGGCATGCAGACCCGGGCGGTGCAGGGCATGCTGGACTTCGACTACGTCTGCTCCAGAGACGAGCCGTCGGTGGCGGCCATGGTCTACCCCTTCACGTAGGTCCAGCTGGTTtatcacacagagagagagagagagagagtcctgGAGTGATTCTCCTCTGCGCCGTTTCCTGCTTGCTTTCCCACAGCGGAGACCACAAGCAGAAGTTCTACTGGGGCCACAAGGAGATCCTCATCCCGGTCTACAAGAACATGAGCGACGCCATGAGGAAGCACCCGGACGTGGACGTGCTCATCAGCTTCGCCTCGCTGCGCTCCGCCTTCGACAGCACCATGGAGACCATGCAGTACCCGCAGGTGAGCGCGTCCCGGCGGCGCCCACCGCTCGGCCGCCACCCTCCAGACGGTCTAACACCCCGGAGCCTTCCTCTCAGATCCACACCATCGCCATCATCGCCGAGGGGATCCCCGAAGCCCACACCAGGAAGATCATCAAGGCGGCCGACGAGAAGGGCGTCACCATCATCGGCCCGGCCACCGTCAGTCTCTCCCCGCCGGATCTCCGCTGTTTCTGCCGGTTTAGTTAGAGGAGAGTGTGTGaaccggagtgtgtgtgtgtgtgtgtgtgtgtgtctgcgccgCAGGTCGGAGGAATCAAACCCGGCTGCTTCAAGATCGGGAACACGGGCGGCATGCTGGACAACATCCTGGCGTCCCGGCTGTACCGCCCGGGCAGCGTGGCCTACGTGTCCCGCTCCGGCGGCATGTCCAACGAGCTCAACAACATCATCTCCCGCACCACCAACGGCGTGTTCGAGGGCGTGGCCATCGGCGGGGACAGGTGGCGCTCCCGTCCGGTCACGGAAgcttgcagatgtgtgtgtgtgtgtgtgtgtaaaactgtGGTCTGTGCAGGTACCCGGGCTCCGTGTTCACCGACCACGTGCTGCGCTACCAGGACACCCCCGACGTCAAGATGATCGTGGTGCTGggagaggtgaggagagaaCAGCTCACCGCTGCAGTTCATAGAGAAATCCCGCCGTTGTCCCCgcctctgaccccgcccccgcctccctcctgaCAGATCGGAGGAACGGAGGAGTACAAGATCTGCCAGGCCATCAAGGAGGGCCGGATCACCAAGCCGGTGGTCTGCTGGTGCATCGGGACCTGTGCCACCATGTTCTCCTCCGAGGTGAGCGCCGCTGACGGCGGGCCGCCGACGGAGCTCCGCCTCGTCTCTCTGACGCGTTTGGCTCCTCCCAGGTCCAGTTCGGCCACGCCGGCGCCTGTGCCAGCCAGGCCTCGGAGACGGCCGTAGCCAAGAACAAGGCCCTGAGGGAGGCGGGCGCCCACGTGCCCAAGAGCTTCGACGAGCTGGGAGACGTCATCCGGTCGGTCCCGCCCGGCGCCGTCAGAGTGAAGAGGAGCTTCTGCTCAGACTCTTGGTCTCAGCCTGACTCTGAGTCGTCTTCCTCCTCGCAGGACCGTCTACAACGACCTGGTGGCGAAGGGCGTCATCGTGCCGGCCGAAGAGATGCCTCCTCCCACCGTCCCCATGGATTACTCCTGGGCACGAGTGAGTACGGATCCTCGGAAAATCTGAGTCTCAGAAGTTAATCTCAGCGTCTTAACAGTATAGCGAAGCCAAATAGTCCTTCAGAGTCAAAGGAAGAGGAGGTTTCCAGGCCTGCTCCATGTTTgggtgtgttttcctctcaggaGCTGGGTCTGATCCGTAAGCCGGCCTCCTTCATGACCAGCATCTGTGACGAGCGAGGCCAGGAGCTGATCTACGCCGGCATGACCATCACCGAGGTCTTCAAGTCAGAGATCGGGCTGGGGGGGACGCTGGGGCTGCTGTGGTTCCAGAGGAGGTGGGCgtcgcgccgccgccgccgccgctctcccgGGGCAGTGTGGCGGCGCTGAGCGGGGCTGCTGTGTCCGCAGGTTGCCCCGGTACGCCTGCCAGTTCATCGAGATGTGCCTCATGGTGACGGCCGACCACGGCCCCGCCGTCTCCGGGGCGCACAACACCATCGTGTGCGCCCGGGCCGGGAAAGACCTGATCTCCAGCCTCACCTCGGGCCTGCTCACCATCGTAAGACACACACGGCGGGTGTGTTTCACCCTGACGGAGGGCGTGATCGGCCGccgctttcttttctttctctcagggCGATCGCTTCGGAGGCGCTCTGGACGCCGCGGCCAAGCAGTTCAGCAAGGCGTTCGACAGCGGCATGCTGCCCATGGAGTTCGTCAACAAGATGAAGAAGGAGGGGCGGCTGATCATGGGCATCGGGCACAGAGTCAAGTCGGTCAGTGTGTTTAGCGT includes these proteins:
- the aclya gene encoding ATP-citrate synthase, with the translated sequence MSAKAISEQTGKEFLYKHICTSAAVQNRFRYASVTPETDFDRLVQDHPWLKTEKLVVKPDQLIKRRGKLGLIGVNLDLNGVREWLQPRLMREATVGKAKGILKNFLIEPFVPHKQAEEFYVCIYATREGDHVLFHHEGGVDVGDVDAKALKLLVGVDEKIGEEQVKKQLLVNVPDGKKAVLASFIVGLFNLYEDLFFTYLEINPLVVTKDGVYVLDMAAKIDATADYICKAKWGDVEFPPPFGREAYPEEAYIADLDAKSGASLKLTLLNPRGRIWTMVAGGGASVVYSDTICDLGGVEELANYGEYSGAPSEQQTYDYAKTILSLMTREKHPDGKVLIIGGSIANFTNVAATFKGIVRAIKDYQTPLKEHEVSIFVRRGGPNYQEGLRVMGEVGKTTGIPIHVFGTETHMTAIVGMALGHRPIPSEPPAAAHTANFLLNTSGNTSTPVSSRTASFSESKASVGASPAKKVKSGASREKAATLFSRHTKALVWGMQTRAVQGMLDFDYVCSRDEPSVAAMVYPFTGDHKQKFYWGHKEILIPVYKNMSDAMRKHPDVDVLISFASLRSAFDSTMETMQYPQIHTIAIIAEGIPEAHTRKIIKAADEKGVTIIGPATVGGIKPGCFKIGNTGGMLDNILASRLYRPGSVAYVSRSGGMSNELNNIISRTTNGVFEGVAIGGDRYPGSVFTDHVLRYQDTPDVKMIVVLGEIGGTEEYKICQAIKEGRITKPVVCWCIGTCATMFSSEVQFGHAGACASQASETAVAKNKALREAGAHVPKSFDELGDVIRTVYNDLVAKGVIVPAEEMPPPTVPMDYSWARELGLIRKPASFMTSICDERGQELIYAGMTITEVFKSEIGLGGTLGLLWFQRRLPRYACQFIEMCLMVTADHGPAVSGAHNTIVCARAGKDLISSLTSGLLTIGDRFGGALDAAAKQFSKAFDSGMLPMEFVNKMKKEGRLIMGIGHRVKSINNPDMRVQILKDFVKQNFPSSQLLDYALDVEKITTSKKPNLILNVDGFIGVAFVDLLRTCGGFTRDEADEFVEIGALNGIFVLGRTMGFIGHYLDQKRLKQGLYRHPWDDISYVLPEHMSM